Proteins co-encoded in one Kribbella solani genomic window:
- a CDS encoding TetR/AcrR family transcriptional regulator C-terminal domain-containing protein produces MAGRKAAAPDPARSLALLWGSHTKPGRSGLTVRAIVDAAVEVADTVGLEALSMRTVAERLKVGTMSLYTHVPGKGELTDLMFDRVYGDLYADADEPARQPGWRAALEFIAHRNWEVLTAHPWIHEVPTMRTALGPNITRKYETELRPLDGLGLTDVEMDSALALVLTHVQGIARAGAEQLRTQRDSGLTDEEWWRQISPTLTTVMSGTHFPTAGRVGTAVGEHFQSALDATHSLTFGLTTILNGLGQLIDQRSAVQ; encoded by the coding sequence GTGGCGGGAAGAAAAGCGGCGGCACCGGATCCGGCGCGCAGTCTGGCGCTGCTCTGGGGCAGCCACACCAAGCCCGGCCGGTCCGGCCTGACCGTGCGCGCCATCGTGGACGCGGCGGTCGAGGTGGCGGACACGGTCGGACTGGAGGCGCTGTCGATGCGGACGGTCGCCGAGCGGCTGAAGGTCGGCACCATGTCGCTGTACACGCATGTCCCCGGCAAGGGCGAGCTGACCGACCTGATGTTCGACCGGGTGTACGGCGACCTGTACGCCGACGCCGACGAACCGGCGAGGCAACCTGGCTGGCGGGCGGCGCTGGAGTTCATCGCGCACCGCAACTGGGAGGTGCTGACCGCGCACCCGTGGATACACGAGGTGCCGACGATGCGGACCGCGCTGGGCCCGAACATCACCCGCAAGTACGAGACCGAGCTCCGCCCGCTGGATGGCCTCGGCCTGACCGACGTGGAGATGGACTCAGCGCTGGCCCTGGTCCTCACCCACGTCCAGGGGATCGCCCGCGCCGGCGCGGAGCAACTCCGCACCCAGCGCGACTCGGGCCTGACCGACGAGGAGTGGTGGCGTCAGATCTCGCCGACTCTCACCACGGTCATGAGCGGCACCCATTTCCCGACCGCCGGCCGAGTGGGCACGGCGGTCGGCGAACACTTCCAGTCGGCCCTGGACGCCACCCACTCCCTGACCTTCGGCCTGACCACAATCCTGAACGGCCTTGGTCAGTTGATTGACCAAAGGTCAGCTGTTCAGTAG
- a CDS encoding tetratricopeptide repeat protein has translation MDDLRALSYGLGQQYFDERDYRGAIRALKPVVDETPDDVGTRLLLARAYYHAALLKPAEEQLLEVIDREPTEYYAHLMMARTLERQSRPDEAGKHRRIAAALTGDDELLKPHTV, from the coding sequence ATGGACGACCTGCGCGCACTGAGCTACGGATTGGGACAGCAGTACTTCGACGAGCGCGACTACCGGGGTGCGATCCGGGCGCTGAAGCCGGTGGTCGACGAGACTCCGGACGATGTCGGGACCCGCCTGCTGCTGGCCCGCGCGTACTACCACGCGGCGCTGTTGAAGCCGGCCGAGGAACAACTCCTCGAAGTGATCGACCGCGAGCCGACCGAGTACTACGCGCATCTGATGATGGCCCGGACCCTGGAACGGCAGTCCCGGCCGGATGAAGCCGGGAAACACCGCCGGATCGCCGCTGCCCTCACCGGCGACGACGAACTGCTGAAGCCGCACACCGTCTGA
- a CDS encoding sugar phosphate isomerase/epimerase family protein, which translates to MTDRTIPADGIGMHLYTMRDALAEDYPGTLKRLATIGYRTVGVSGRFGHDAAELRAYADDAGLGIVLEHVGYQRLTDDWAGALSDVRTLGARWAVVPSIPAELHSVEGFKTAAAAFTEAGKVARDAGLKLLFHNHGHDFAEVDGRVLYDILLDVDPELLGFELDLYWAVDGGHDPAKLFQQHPGRFPALHVKDMAADGSWEDVGAGKLDFGAMFAYAESGGVEQYLVEHDKPTDAWASAERSYRGLTELRY; encoded by the coding sequence ATGACTGACCGGACCATTCCCGCCGACGGCATCGGGATGCACCTCTACACCATGCGGGACGCGCTGGCCGAGGACTATCCAGGGACGCTGAAGCGGCTGGCCACGATCGGATACCGGACGGTCGGGGTGAGTGGACGGTTCGGCCATGACGCGGCCGAGCTCCGCGCGTACGCGGACGACGCCGGGCTCGGGATCGTCCTGGAGCACGTCGGGTACCAGCGGTTGACCGACGACTGGGCCGGCGCGCTGTCCGACGTCCGGACGCTTGGCGCGCGGTGGGCCGTGGTGCCGTCGATCCCGGCGGAGCTGCACTCGGTCGAGGGCTTCAAGACCGCCGCGGCCGCGTTCACCGAAGCCGGGAAGGTGGCCCGGGACGCCGGGCTGAAACTGCTTTTCCACAACCACGGCCACGACTTCGCGGAGGTCGACGGACGGGTGCTGTACGACATCCTGCTGGACGTCGATCCGGAGCTGCTCGGCTTCGAGCTGGATCTGTACTGGGCGGTCGACGGCGGGCACGACCCGGCGAAACTGTTCCAGCAGCACCCGGGCCGGTTCCCCGCGCTGCATGTGAAGGACATGGCCGCGGACGGTTCCTGGGAAGACGTCGGCGCCGGCAAACTCGATTTCGGCGCGATGTTCGCGTACGCGGAATCGGGCGGCGTGGAGCAGTACCTGGTCGAGCACGACAAGCCCACCGACGCGTGGGCGTCGGCCGAACGCAGCTACCGCGGGCTGACCGAACTCCGGTACTGA
- a CDS encoding Fic family protein, translated as MTTEGSSRWNAYFWESGECLRNKLGIKNERELEKAEYRLRAMRQAQLDRGEVEIPRTFDQAHLRAIHRHLLQDVYDWAGEFRDVGMDKDEKKSFAYPYRIGELLDVVESRVRETRDWSTTPRWAFVSNMAGIYSHLNFAHPFREGNGAAGKAFLAQLAERTRFRLDFDRVDKAEWNAASNAARPDDPLAVIISEREMYDVFGKLTVDREPAAAADPDLANVIRLQTTAYTRPDGSPLTGTVQPDATTARPAQQGPASDVNSERGS; from the coding sequence GTGACAACAGAGGGGAGCAGCCGCTGGAATGCGTACTTCTGGGAGTCCGGCGAATGCCTGCGGAACAAGCTCGGCATCAAGAACGAGCGTGAGCTGGAGAAAGCCGAGTACCGGCTGCGGGCCATGCGGCAGGCGCAACTCGACCGCGGCGAGGTCGAGATCCCGCGCACCTTCGACCAGGCCCACCTGCGCGCGATCCACCGGCATCTGCTGCAGGACGTGTACGACTGGGCGGGTGAGTTCCGGGACGTGGGAATGGACAAGGACGAGAAGAAGAGCTTCGCCTATCCGTATCGGATCGGCGAACTTCTCGACGTTGTCGAGAGTCGGGTGCGCGAGACCCGGGACTGGTCGACGACACCGCGCTGGGCATTCGTCAGCAACATGGCGGGAATTTACTCTCACCTGAATTTCGCACACCCGTTCCGTGAGGGCAACGGTGCGGCCGGCAAGGCGTTCCTGGCTCAGCTCGCGGAGAGGACGAGGTTCCGTCTTGACTTCGACCGCGTGGACAAAGCCGAATGGAACGCGGCCTCGAACGCCGCCCGCCCGGACGATCCGCTCGCGGTCATCATTTCCGAGCGGGAGATGTACGACGTCTTCGGCAAGCTGACCGTCGACAGGGAACCCGCCGCGGCCGCCGACCCGGACCTCGCGAACGTGATCCGGCTGCAGACCACCGCGTACACCCGCCCGGACGGGTCGCCGCTGACCGGAACCGTGCAGCCGGATGCCACCACTGCCAGGCCGGCGCAGCAAGGTCCGGCCAGCGATGTGAACTCCGAACGCGGCAGCTGA
- a CDS encoding aldo/keto reductase, whose protein sequence is MAADTNKTRRIGDVEVSAIGLGAMPMSIEGRPDEARSIATIHAALDAGITLIDTADAYHLTATDLGHNETLIAKALASYAGDTSGVLVATKGGHLRPGDGTWTQDGSPKYLAAAAEASLKRLGVEAIGLYQFHRPDPKTPYADSIGAIRDLLDAGKIRMAGISNANPEQIKQANEILGGRLVSVQNQFSPAFRSSEPELELCDSLGIAFLPWAPLGGIAQAGDLGAKHPAFHKLAAELGVSPHRLTLAWMLTKSPQVIPIPGSSRPETILDSYAALNLPLTADQVALLDAS, encoded by the coding sequence ATGGCAGCTGACACGAACAAGACCCGTCGGATCGGTGATGTCGAGGTGTCCGCGATCGGGCTCGGCGCGATGCCGATGTCGATCGAGGGCCGGCCCGACGAGGCCCGGTCGATCGCGACCATCCACGCGGCGCTGGACGCCGGGATCACGCTGATCGACACGGCCGACGCGTACCACCTGACCGCGACCGACCTCGGTCACAACGAGACCCTGATCGCCAAGGCGCTGGCGTCGTACGCCGGTGACACCTCCGGCGTACTGGTCGCCACCAAGGGCGGCCACCTCCGCCCGGGCGACGGCACCTGGACCCAGGACGGCTCCCCGAAGTACCTGGCCGCGGCCGCCGAGGCGTCGCTGAAGCGGCTCGGTGTGGAGGCGATCGGGCTGTACCAGTTCCACCGGCCGGACCCGAAGACGCCGTACGCGGACTCGATCGGCGCGATCCGCGACCTGCTCGACGCCGGCAAGATCCGGATGGCCGGCATCTCGAACGCGAACCCGGAGCAGATCAAGCAGGCGAACGAGATCCTCGGCGGACGGCTGGTCTCGGTGCAGAACCAGTTCTCGCCCGCGTTCCGGTCCAGCGAGCCGGAGCTCGAGCTGTGCGACTCGCTGGGGATCGCGTTCCTGCCGTGGGCGCCGCTCGGCGGGATCGCGCAGGCCGGTGACCTCGGAGCGAAGCACCCCGCGTTCCACAAGCTGGCGGCCGAGCTCGGCGTCTCCCCGCATCGGCTGACGCTGGCGTGGATGCTCACCAAGTCGCCGCAGGTGATCCCGATTCCCGGTTCGAGCCGGCCGGAGACGATCCTTGACTCGTACGCCGCGCTGAACCTGCCGCTGACCGCTGACCAGGTCGCGCTCCTGGATGCCTCCTGA
- a CDS encoding LLM class flavin-dependent oxidoreductase, which translates to MQFGVFSVGDVTANPTTGTTVSEGERIKAMVAIALKAEEVGLDVFAQGEHHNPPFVPSSPTTQLAYVAARTSKIVLSTSTTLITTNDPVKIAEDYAMLQHLADGRVDLMMGRGNTGPVYPWFGQDIRNGIALAVENYALLRRLWREDVVDWEGKFRTPLQGFTATPRPLDDVPPFVWHGSIRSPEIAEQAAYYGDGFFHNNIFWPISHTKQMIDLYRRRFEHYGHGAADQAIVGLGGQIFMRKNSQDAVREFRPYFDNAPVYGHGPSLEDFSRETPLTVGSPQEVIERTLSFREHFGDYQRQLFLIDHAGLPLKTVLEQLDILGEEVVPVLRKEFAALKPAHVPDAPTHASLKAAAERARDLETIKEPTR; encoded by the coding sequence ATGCAGTTCGGCGTTTTCAGCGTCGGGGACGTGACCGCGAACCCGACCACCGGGACCACGGTGAGCGAAGGCGAGCGGATCAAGGCGATGGTCGCGATCGCGCTCAAGGCCGAAGAGGTCGGGCTGGACGTGTTCGCGCAGGGTGAGCACCACAACCCGCCGTTCGTGCCGTCGTCGCCGACCACGCAGCTGGCGTACGTGGCCGCGCGGACGTCGAAGATCGTCCTGTCCACCTCGACGACCCTGATCACCACCAACGACCCGGTGAAGATCGCCGAGGACTACGCGATGCTGCAGCACCTGGCCGACGGGCGCGTCGACCTGATGATGGGCCGCGGCAACACCGGCCCGGTGTATCCGTGGTTCGGGCAGGACATCCGGAACGGGATCGCGCTCGCGGTCGAGAACTACGCGCTGCTCCGCCGGCTCTGGCGGGAGGACGTGGTCGACTGGGAAGGCAAGTTCCGGACGCCGCTGCAGGGGTTCACCGCCACGCCGCGCCCGCTGGACGACGTACCGCCGTTCGTCTGGCACGGTTCGATCCGGTCGCCGGAGATCGCGGAGCAGGCCGCGTATTACGGTGACGGGTTCTTCCACAACAACATCTTCTGGCCGATCTCGCACACCAAGCAGATGATCGACCTGTACCGCCGCCGCTTCGAGCACTACGGGCACGGCGCCGCGGACCAGGCGATCGTCGGGCTCGGCGGGCAGATCTTCATGCGGAAGAACTCGCAGGACGCGGTACGTGAGTTCCGGCCGTACTTCGACAACGCGCCGGTGTACGGGCACGGGCCGTCGCTGGAGGACTTCAGCCGGGAGACACCGCTGACTGTCGGCAGCCCGCAAGAGGTGATCGAGCGGACGCTGTCGTTCCGGGAGCACTTCGGTGACTACCAGCGGCAGTTGTTCCTGATCGACCACGCCGGATTGCCGTTGAAGACCGTGCTGGAGCAGTTGGACATTCTCGGCGAGGAGGTCGTCCCGGTGCTGCGGAAGGAGTTCGCGGCGCTGAAGCCGGCGCACGTACCGGACGCGCCGACGCATGCTTCGCTGAAGGCGGCGGCCGAGCGGGCGCGCGACCTGGAGACCATCAAGGAGCCGACACGATGA
- a CDS encoding M16 family metallopeptidase, translating to MAGELRSDEVDGVPVYWVPGERQLRASLWFRGGQADEALPRHGWMHLLEHLALHDRGSIRTPINGSVSMLHTTFDVEGEPDDIVAFLRDVCDWLRTPDFRELEHERRVLRAESATRRAGPVDLHLLWRYGAQGPGVVGYDEYGLHTADPDGLRAYAADTFTRGNAVLALTGPPPAGLRLPLDEGTRRPVQAAVPCDQRLPAGFAGLTGSLAVSGVVTRSTAGRALARALQRGLDGGFRHGTGVGYSAWSSYELVDGANAMITAGIDMLPEARPAVVAQTVEVLRRLRQRGPDAAELRDDLDREIRRIKTEPAEHWMPYAAAREVLLGGDVDGRDELIAEVDAITVGDVRQAADALWDNLLLSVDPDAITDPALEWLGEAPSSKAVPTGQRFKPAGWPVVKGELTVGRSSAHIDTDNGRTSAVYEDLAALVAYPDGGRQLIRRDGYQLRLEPAIWKNGPQAVTAVDAAIPPTLKIPMPPRDPDHIPQSQVTWRHKTTHLLKKPEIWVTLILLTLVAAGLLTGTPGEDLAPRGAVAVLLIAVIVALRNLIKR from the coding sequence ATGGCTGGTGAGTTGCGGTCCGACGAGGTCGACGGGGTGCCGGTCTACTGGGTGCCCGGCGAGCGCCAGTTGCGGGCCAGCCTGTGGTTCCGGGGCGGCCAGGCGGACGAGGCGCTGCCCAGGCACGGCTGGATGCACCTGCTGGAGCACCTCGCGCTGCACGATCGCGGCTCGATTCGTACCCCGATCAACGGGTCTGTCTCGATGTTGCACACGACCTTCGACGTCGAGGGCGAACCCGATGACATCGTGGCGTTCCTTCGCGACGTGTGCGATTGGCTGCGTACGCCGGACTTTCGCGAGCTGGAACACGAGCGGCGAGTGCTGCGCGCCGAGAGCGCTACGCGGCGCGCTGGTCCGGTCGACCTGCATCTGCTGTGGCGGTACGGCGCTCAGGGACCGGGGGTTGTCGGGTACGACGAGTACGGGCTGCACACCGCTGATCCCGATGGGCTCCGGGCGTACGCGGCGGACACGTTCACGCGCGGGAACGCAGTACTCGCACTGACTGGTCCGCCACCGGCCGGGTTGCGGCTGCCGTTGGACGAGGGGACGCGCCGGCCGGTCCAGGCCGCGGTGCCGTGCGATCAGCGGTTGCCGGCGGGCTTCGCCGGCTTGACCGGCTCGCTGGCGGTGTCGGGCGTGGTGACGCGATCTACGGCGGGGCGAGCGCTCGCGCGGGCGCTGCAGCGCGGGCTGGACGGTGGGTTCCGGCACGGCACCGGAGTCGGGTACAGCGCGTGGTCGTCCTACGAGCTGGTGGACGGCGCGAACGCGATGATCACCGCGGGGATCGACATGCTGCCCGAGGCACGGCCGGCGGTGGTCGCGCAGACCGTCGAGGTACTGCGCCGGCTGCGGCAGCGCGGTCCGGACGCGGCCGAACTGCGCGATGACCTCGATCGGGAGATCCGGCGGATCAAGACCGAACCGGCGGAGCACTGGATGCCGTACGCGGCCGCGCGGGAGGTACTTCTCGGCGGCGACGTCGACGGGCGCGACGAGCTGATCGCGGAGGTCGACGCGATCACGGTCGGCGACGTACGACAGGCAGCGGACGCGCTGTGGGACAACCTCCTGCTGTCGGTCGATCCCGACGCCATCACCGACCCCGCGCTGGAGTGGCTCGGCGAAGCACCGAGCTCGAAGGCGGTCCCGACCGGCCAACGCTTCAAGCCCGCCGGCTGGCCGGTCGTCAAGGGCGAACTGACCGTCGGCCGGAGCAGCGCCCACATCGACACCGACAACGGCCGCACCTCCGCGGTGTACGAAGACCTGGCCGCCCTGGTCGCGTACCCCGACGGCGGCCGCCAACTGATCCGCCGCGACGGCTACCAACTCCGACTGGAACCAGCCATCTGGAAGAACGGCCCCCAAGCCGTCACCGCCGTGGACGCCGCGATCCCGCCCACCCTGAAGATCCCGATGCCACCCCGCGACCCCGACCACATCCCCCAAAGCCAGGTGACCTGGCGCCACAAGACCACCCACCTCCTCAAGAAACCCGAGATCTGGGTAACCCTGATCCTCCTCACTCTGGTAGCCGCAGGCCTCCTGACCGGCACCCCCGGCGAAGACCTCGCCCCCCGAGGCGCCGTAGCCGTCCTCCTCATCGCCGTAATAGTCGCCCTCCGCAACCTCATCAAGCGCTGA
- a CDS encoding Fic family protein produces the protein MTDDEARREKAYFWESGNCLRNKLGIKSRIQLEEAEYRLRTARQAQLDSGEVEIPRTFDQAHLRAIHRHLLQDVYDWAGEFRDVVFGKQEKFFAYPEHVDELLDTVRERMIEPREWSTVPRSEFVQDIAKIYCHQNFAHPFREGNGATSKVFLAHVAEMSRYRLDFDRVDKAEWNAAAYAALPHDPFDGIVREQEMYDVFDKLTVDREPAVVADPDLANAIRLQTTAYTRPDGSPLTGTVQPDATTARPAQHGPGSDVSTERGS, from the coding sequence GTGACGGATGACGAGGCCCGCCGCGAGAAGGCGTACTTCTGGGAGTCCGGCAACTGCCTGCGGAACAAACTCGGCATCAAGAGCAGGATCCAGCTGGAGGAAGCCGAGTACCGGCTGAGAACCGCCCGGCAGGCGCAACTCGACAGCGGCGAGGTCGAGATCCCGCGCACCTTCGACCAGGCCCACCTGCGCGCGATCCACCGGCATCTGCTGCAGGACGTGTACGACTGGGCGGGCGAGTTCCGGGACGTGGTGTTCGGCAAGCAGGAGAAGTTCTTCGCTTATCCCGAGCACGTGGACGAGCTCCTCGACACCGTCCGGGAGCGGATGATCGAACCCCGGGAATGGTCGACGGTGCCGCGCTCGGAATTTGTTCAGGACATCGCGAAGATCTACTGTCACCAGAATTTCGCGCATCCGTTCCGTGAGGGCAACGGTGCCACCAGCAAGGTGTTCCTGGCGCACGTCGCCGAGATGTCCAGGTACCGGCTCGACTTCGACCGGGTGGACAAGGCGGAGTGGAACGCGGCCGCGTACGCCGCCCTTCCGCACGACCCGTTCGACGGCATCGTCCGTGAGCAGGAGATGTACGACGTCTTCGACAAGCTGACCGTCGACCGGGAGCCCGCCGTGGTCGCCGACCCGGACCTTGCGAACGCGATCCGGCTGCAGACCACCGCGTACACCCGCCCGGACGGGTCGCCGCTGACCGGAACCGTGCAGCCGGATGCCACCACTGCCAGGCCGGCGCAGCACGGTCCGGGCAGCGATGTGAGTACCGAACGCGGCAGCTGA
- a CDS encoding diguanylate cyclase domain-containing protein, with translation MRNEQTVRLTAVRRLYEVSARMGAGRSLAETLQAVVEGVVDGLGFGIAVLNLRHPDGKFEVIAVSGSPEAREALLGTVSAADIFDAEFAIADAWGKLRFVPHERLPEGEVIGWVPDLPVSDDPEAWHPLDALFAPLYSSDGELVGMLSVDLPEDQRRPGPVHRELLEIFATQAGLAIDKARLTDRLLAEKTRLEASEATFRLVFEGAGNGMATIGFDGAERGLMLRVNDAFCRITGYPADQLLGARLATFLRDVEPEQTRTELEQLAGGTLRFERVFRQPGGNDIWLGGTAALVAQGAGQPRILLIQIDDVTARKDAERELRHHAAHDPLTGLPNRRLLQHRFTKVLARTRTTGRPGALLFCDLNHFKLVNDSYGHEAGDRALRDIATRLTNAVRHGDTVARLGGDEFAVLAEDIAGDDLATLITRLESAVSLPLDNITIQVTTSVGSVPITPTTTDLTALLHQADQAMYTAKNRRP, from the coding sequence GTGCGGAACGAGCAAACGGTCCGGCTGACCGCCGTCCGTCGGCTGTACGAAGTGAGCGCGCGGATGGGCGCCGGGCGCAGCCTTGCCGAGACGCTGCAGGCGGTCGTCGAAGGTGTCGTGGACGGGCTCGGCTTCGGGATCGCCGTGCTGAACCTGCGGCACCCGGACGGCAAGTTCGAGGTGATCGCGGTGTCCGGGTCGCCGGAGGCGCGGGAGGCGTTGCTCGGAACGGTCAGTGCCGCGGACATCTTCGACGCGGAGTTCGCGATCGCGGACGCGTGGGGCAAGCTGCGGTTCGTACCGCATGAGCGGCTGCCCGAGGGTGAAGTGATCGGCTGGGTGCCGGACCTGCCGGTGTCGGACGATCCGGAGGCGTGGCATCCGCTGGACGCGCTGTTCGCGCCGCTGTACTCGTCCGACGGCGAGCTGGTCGGGATGCTCTCGGTGGACCTGCCCGAGGACCAGCGGCGGCCCGGGCCGGTGCACCGGGAGTTGCTGGAGATCTTCGCCACCCAGGCCGGGCTGGCGATCGACAAGGCCCGGCTGACCGACCGGCTGCTGGCCGAGAAGACCCGGCTGGAAGCGAGCGAGGCAACGTTCCGGCTGGTCTTCGAAGGTGCCGGGAACGGGATGGCGACGATCGGCTTCGACGGCGCCGAACGCGGCCTGATGCTGCGCGTGAACGATGCCTTCTGCCGCATCACCGGGTACCCGGCTGACCAACTGCTCGGCGCGCGGCTGGCGACCTTCCTCCGGGATGTGGAACCGGAGCAGACCCGGACCGAGCTGGAACAGCTTGCCGGCGGGACGTTGCGGTTCGAGCGGGTGTTCAGACAGCCGGGCGGAAACGACATCTGGCTGGGTGGTACGGCCGCGCTGGTCGCGCAAGGCGCCGGGCAGCCGCGGATTCTGCTGATCCAGATCGACGACGTCACCGCCCGCAAGGACGCCGAACGCGAGCTCCGGCACCACGCTGCCCACGATCCCCTCACCGGCCTCCCGAACCGCCGCCTCCTCCAGCACCGCTTCACCAAGGTCCTCGCCCGGACCAGAACAACCGGCCGCCCCGGCGCGCTGCTGTTCTGCGACCTCAACCACTTCAAACTCGTCAACGACAGCTACGGCCACGAGGCCGGCGACCGCGCGCTACGCGACATCGCCACCCGCCTGACCAACGCCGTACGCCACGGCGACACGGTCGCCCGCCTCGGCGGCGACGAGTTCGCGGTCCTGGCCGAAGACATCGCCGGCGACGACCTCGCCACCCTCATCACCCGCCTGGAATCCGCCGTCAGCCTCCCCCTGGACAACATCACCATCCAGGTCACCACCAGCGTCGGCTCCGTCCCCATCACCCCCACCACCACCGACCTGACCGCCCTACTCCACCAAGCCGACCAAGCCATGTACACGGCCAAGAACCGCCGGCCCTGA
- a CDS encoding FMN reductase gives MTHSGAERVIAVVTAGLTTPSSSRLLADQLAEAVRDELAGRGLSTRIELIEVRDHAHDLTNNLLTGFPSASLRAVLETVAAADALIVVSPTFSASYSGLFKMFFDVLDDQALAGKPVLLAATGGTERHSLVLEFALRPLFAYLKALPVPTAVYAASTDWGPNAATLRPRITQAAAELVASLHQETPTATNPFANPTPFEDLLNS, from the coding sequence ATGACACACTCCGGCGCCGAGCGGGTGATTGCCGTGGTGACGGCCGGGTTGACGACGCCGTCGTCGTCCCGGTTGCTGGCGGATCAGTTGGCCGAGGCGGTACGGGATGAGCTCGCGGGGCGTGGGCTGAGTACGCGGATCGAGCTGATCGAGGTACGCGACCACGCCCACGATCTGACGAACAACCTGCTCACCGGCTTTCCGTCGGCCAGTCTCCGTGCGGTTCTGGAGACGGTCGCGGCCGCCGACGCGCTGATCGTGGTCAGCCCGACCTTCAGCGCGTCGTACTCCGGCCTGTTCAAGATGTTCTTCGACGTCCTCGACGACCAGGCTCTGGCCGGTAAGCCGGTTCTGCTTGCCGCGACCGGCGGCACCGAACGGCACTCGCTGGTACTGGAGTTCGCCCTCCGGCCGCTGTTCGCGTACCTGAAGGCCCTCCCGGTGCCGACGGCGGTCTACGCCGCCTCAACGGACTGGGGTCCGAACGCGGCAACTCTCCGCCCCCGCATCACCCAGGCCGCCGCCGAACTGGTGGCGAGCCTCCATCAGGAGACTCCGACCGCGACGAACCCGTTCGCCAACCCCACCCCGTTCGAAGACCTACTGAACAGCTGA
- a CDS encoding antitoxin VbhA family protein produces MAYQPCRYVQRWPELFEPLDDAQKQRVSDALANNRLEGWEPQRDDVADLVDCELGRIDVAEYVRRTMTKVTGGGAV; encoded by the coding sequence ATGGCCTACCAGCCGTGCCGTTACGTCCAGCGCTGGCCAGAGCTGTTCGAGCCGCTCGACGACGCCCAGAAGCAGCGGGTCAGTGACGCGCTGGCGAACAACCGCCTGGAGGGCTGGGAGCCGCAACGCGACGACGTCGCGGACCTGGTCGACTGCGAGCTGGGCCGGATCGACGTCGCCGAGTACGTCCGCCGAACGATGACCAAGGTCACCGGCGGCGGTGCGGTGTGA
- a CDS encoding GNAT family N-acetyltransferase — MQIDERVRRARPEDVPAIVDLVYALAEYERVPQECHLTADQLHTALFGDAPAAFAHVAEHQGEVVGCAIWFLSFSTWRGVHGIYLEDLFVRPETRGTGLGKALLTALAQECVRNGYERLEWSVLNWNTPAIDFYKSLGAGPQDEWTVYRLTDDALAKLGG, encoded by the coding sequence ATGCAGATCGACGAGCGAGTTCGGCGTGCCCGGCCTGAGGATGTCCCAGCGATTGTGGACCTGGTGTACGCGCTCGCCGAGTACGAACGCGTGCCGCAGGAATGCCACCTGACCGCTGACCAGCTACACACCGCCCTGTTCGGCGACGCGCCCGCGGCCTTCGCGCATGTCGCCGAACATCAGGGCGAGGTGGTCGGCTGCGCGATCTGGTTCCTGAGCTTCTCCACCTGGCGCGGCGTCCACGGCATCTACCTGGAAGACCTGTTCGTCCGCCCCGAAACCCGCGGCACCGGCCTCGGCAAGGCGCTCCTGACCGCGCTCGCCCAGGAATGCGTACGCAACGGGTACGAACGCCTCGAATGGTCGGTCCTGAACTGGAACACCCCAGCCATCGACTTCTACAAGTCCCTCGGCGCCGGACCGCAGGACGAATGGACCGTCTACCGCCTCACCGACGACGCGTTGGCAAAGCTCGGCGGCTGA